The Micromonospora sp. M71_S20 genome has a window encoding:
- the treY gene encoding malto-oligosyltrehalose synthase, translating into MSTPRPDAPRVGATYRVQVRPGFDLDATAELTDYLAGLGVTHLYSAPLLTATPGSAHGYDVVDHRAVNPELGGEAARQRLLRALRAAGLGLVVDIVPNHAGVAVPAANPAWWDVLRRGRDSAYAAWFDVDWDRGRLLLPVLADSPDALDDLKLADGELRYHEHRFPVADGTGDGTPREVHDRQHYELVSWRRGDTELTYRRFFAVSDLAGLRVEDPEVFAATHEQVLRWAAAGEVDGIRVDHPDGLRDPSAYLARLRAAAGDAWLVVEKILEYGEELPDWPVDGTTGYDALAAVCGLFVDPDAEGDFTALDTHLVGRRTSWQDLTHDTKLAAATRLLSAELTRLAALAPDVDPDAARAGLAELAAAFPVYRGYPPHGARHLATARAEAGRRRPDLTAVLDALTRRLRDPDDELAKRFPQLTGAVMAKGVEDTAFYRWSRFVALNEVGGSPAHFGVPPAEFHRFAAARQVRWPASMTTLSTHDTKRSEDVRARLAVLSELPGRWADLVGAWTARAPLPDPAFAHLLWQTAVGAWPIERERLHAYVEKAAREASAATSWADPDPVFERAMHDVVDAMYDDPQLHAELTAFADEIAPAGWSNSLGQKLVQLAMPGVPDTYQGTELWDNSLVDPDNRRPVDFAVRRQLLARLDAGPPPPVDADGAAKLLVVSRTLRLRRDRPELFGGYRPVPAHGRAGRHALAFDRGGAVAVATRLPLGLARAGGWGDTTLSLPVHELTDVFTGRAYSGGQTPLADLLATYPVALLAPTNESVEAS; encoded by the coding sequence ATGTCGACCCCTCGACCCGACGCGCCCCGGGTGGGCGCCACCTACCGGGTGCAGGTCCGCCCCGGCTTCGACCTGGACGCCACCGCCGAGCTGACCGACTACCTCGCCGGCCTCGGCGTCACCCACCTCTACAGCGCGCCCCTGCTCACCGCCACCCCCGGCTCCGCGCACGGCTACGACGTGGTCGACCACCGCGCCGTCAACCCCGAGCTGGGCGGCGAGGCGGCCCGGCAGCGGCTGCTGCGGGCACTGCGCGCGGCCGGCCTCGGCCTGGTCGTCGACATCGTGCCCAACCACGCCGGCGTGGCCGTGCCCGCCGCGAACCCCGCCTGGTGGGACGTGCTGCGCCGGGGCCGGGACTCGGCGTACGCGGCCTGGTTCGACGTCGACTGGGACCGGGGGCGGCTGCTGCTGCCGGTGTTGGCCGACTCCCCGGACGCCCTCGACGACCTCAAGCTCGCCGACGGGGAGCTGCGCTACCACGAGCACCGCTTCCCGGTCGCCGACGGCACCGGCGACGGCACCCCCCGCGAGGTGCACGACCGGCAGCACTACGAGCTGGTCTCCTGGCGGCGCGGCGACACCGAACTGACGTACCGCCGGTTCTTCGCCGTCTCCGACCTGGCCGGGCTGCGGGTGGAGGACCCGGAGGTGTTCGCCGCCACCCACGAGCAGGTCCTGCGGTGGGCGGCGGCCGGCGAGGTCGACGGCATCCGCGTCGACCACCCGGACGGGCTGCGCGACCCCTCGGCCTACCTGGCCCGGCTGCGCGCCGCCGCCGGTGACGCGTGGCTGGTGGTGGAGAAGATCCTGGAGTACGGCGAGGAGCTGCCGGACTGGCCGGTGGACGGCACCACCGGCTACGACGCCCTCGCCGCCGTCTGCGGGCTCTTCGTCGACCCCGACGCGGAGGGTGACTTCACCGCCCTGGACACCCACCTCGTCGGCCGGCGCACCTCCTGGCAGGACCTCACCCACGACACCAAGCTCGCCGCGGCCACCCGGCTGCTTTCGGCCGAGCTGACCCGCCTCGCCGCGCTCGCCCCCGACGTCGACCCCGACGCCGCCCGCGCGGGACTGGCCGAGCTGGCCGCCGCGTTCCCGGTTTACCGGGGCTACCCGCCGCACGGCGCCCGGCACTTGGCCACCGCCCGCGCCGAGGCCGGCCGCCGCCGCCCCGACCTGACCGCCGTGCTGGACGCGCTCACCCGCCGGCTGCGCGACCCCGACGACGAGCTGGCGAAGCGCTTCCCGCAGCTCACCGGCGCGGTCATGGCCAAGGGCGTGGAGGACACCGCCTTCTACCGGTGGAGCCGCTTCGTCGCGCTCAACGAGGTCGGCGGCAGCCCCGCGCACTTCGGCGTGCCGCCGGCCGAGTTCCACCGCTTCGCCGCCGCCCGGCAGGTGCGCTGGCCGGCGAGCATGACCACGCTCTCCACCCACGACACCAAGCGCTCCGAGGACGTGCGGGCCCGCCTCGCGGTGCTCAGCGAGCTGCCGGGGCGCTGGGCCGACCTCGTCGGCGCGTGGACGGCCCGCGCGCCGCTGCCCGACCCGGCCTTCGCGCACCTGCTGTGGCAGACCGCCGTGGGCGCCTGGCCGATCGAACGGGAGCGGCTGCACGCGTACGTGGAGAAGGCCGCCCGCGAGGCGTCGGCCGCCACGAGCTGGGCCGACCCTGACCCGGTCTTCGAGCGGGCCATGCACGACGTGGTCGACGCGATGTACGACGACCCGCAGCTGCACGCCGAGCTGACCGCCTTCGCCGACGAGATCGCCCCCGCCGGCTGGTCCAACTCGCTGGGGCAGAAGCTGGTGCAGCTCGCCATGCCCGGGGTGCCCGACACCTACCAGGGCACCGAGCTGTGGGACAACTCGCTGGTGGACCCCGACAACCGTCGCCCGGTCGACTTCGCCGTACGCCGGCAGCTGCTGGCCCGCCTCGACGCCGGACCGCCCCCACCGGTGGACGCGGACGGCGCGGCGAAGCTGCTGGTGGTGTCGCGGACCCTGCGGCTGCGCCGCGACCGCCCGGAGCTGTTCGGCGGCTACCGGCCGGTGCCCGCCCACGGGCGCGCCGGCCGGCATGCGCTCGCCTTCGACCGGGGCGGCGCCGTCGCGGTCGCCACCCGGCTGCCGCTCGGCCTGGCGCGCGCCGGTGGCTGGGGCGACACCACCCTGTCACTCCCCGTTCACGAGCTGACCGACGTGTTCACGGGCCGGGCCTACAGTGGCGGACAGACCCCGCTGGCCGACCTGCTGGCCACCTACCCCGTCGCGCTGCTGGCTCCCACCAACGAGTCCGTGGAGGCTTCATGA
- a CDS encoding alpha/beta fold hydrolase, which translates to MTTMETHTLAAPGVDLVYDVCSPLSASGGHRTLLMIGQPMTAEGFNALAPHFTDRTVVTYDPRGLGRSLRTDGRTDHTPQQQAADLHLLIEALGAAPVDVFASSGGAVTALELVASHPGDVATLVAHEPPINSVLPDAAAAERAQAAVHEAYQAKGQGAGMAAFIAMTSWQGEYTDAYFAQPTPDPAAFGLPTEDDGSRDDPLLSKASEAVIDYRPDAAALTAAPTRIVIAVGEETAGTYTARTAVATAALLGQEAVVFPSHHGGFLGGEFGYAGKPAEFAAKLREVLAAG; encoded by the coding sequence ATGACGACGATGGAGACCCACACCCTCGCCGCGCCCGGCGTCGACCTGGTCTATGACGTGTGCAGTCCGCTGTCGGCCTCCGGCGGGCACCGCACCCTGCTCATGATCGGCCAACCGATGACGGCGGAGGGCTTCAACGCGCTCGCCCCCCACTTCACCGACCGGACGGTCGTGACCTACGACCCGCGCGGCCTGGGCCGCAGCCTACGCACCGACGGGCGGACGGACCACACGCCGCAGCAGCAGGCGGCCGACCTGCACCTGCTGATCGAGGCGCTCGGCGCGGCTCCGGTCGACGTGTTCGCCAGCAGCGGCGGGGCGGTGACCGCGCTGGAGCTGGTCGCGTCCCACCCCGGCGACGTCGCCACGCTGGTGGCGCACGAGCCGCCGATCAACTCCGTGCTTCCCGACGCGGCGGCGGCCGAGCGCGCGCAGGCCGCCGTCCACGAGGCTTACCAGGCGAAGGGCCAGGGCGCGGGCATGGCCGCGTTCATCGCGATGACGTCCTGGCAGGGCGAGTACACCGACGCCTACTTCGCCCAGCCCACGCCCGACCCGGCGGCGTTCGGCCTGCCGACCGAGGACGACGGCTCCCGCGACGACCCGCTGCTGTCGAAGGCCTCCGAGGCGGTCATCGACTACCGGCCCGACGCGGCGGCGCTCACGGCGGCGCCGACCCGGATCGTGATTGCGGTCGGCGAGGAGACGGCGGGGACGTACACGGCCCGTACGGCCGTCGCCACCGCGGCGCTGCTCGGGCAGGAGGCCGTGGTGTTCCCGAGCCACCACGGCGGCTTCCTCGGCGGCGAGTTCGGCTACGCGGGCAAGCCCGCCGAGTTCGCGGCCAAGCTGCGCGAGGTGCTGGCCGCCGGCTGA
- a CDS encoding YciI family protein encodes MEFFCYHRDRRDSLGLRTELREEHWSYMDRYAARMIARGPTFAPDGRTPTGSVHIVDLPNSAAARAFAFDEPNYQAGAYRDVLLRRWHNTLGRTMWDWPGGRSGGDRYLVLGLGAGQAADLDVSADRDELIAYGPLLSDDGANWLGTAALVRAEDPDEARALLTPDRYAEIEVHGWAFGGRPPS; translated from the coding sequence ATGGAGTTCTTCTGCTACCACCGCGACCGGCGCGACTCGCTGGGACTTCGCACCGAGCTGCGCGAGGAGCACTGGTCCTACATGGACCGGTATGCAGCCCGGATGATCGCCCGTGGGCCAACCTTCGCCCCCGACGGGAGGACCCCCACGGGCAGCGTGCACATCGTCGACCTGCCAAATTCCGCCGCCGCCCGCGCGTTCGCCTTCGACGAGCCCAACTACCAGGCCGGCGCGTACCGGGACGTGCTGCTGCGCCGGTGGCACAACACGCTGGGACGCACCATGTGGGACTGGCCCGGCGGCCGTAGCGGCGGCGACCGCTACCTGGTGCTCGGACTCGGCGCGGGGCAGGCGGCCGACCTGGACGTGAGCGCGGACCGGGACGAGTTGATCGCGTACGGGCCGCTGCTGTCCGACGACGGCGCAAACTGGCTGGGCACGGCGGCGCTGGTCCGAGCGGAGGACCCGGACGAGGCGCGTGCCCTGCTCACCCCGGACCGGTACGCCGAGATCGAGGTCCACGGTTGGGCGTTCGGCGGACGACCGCCGTCATAA
- a CDS encoding NUDIX hydrolase, with amino-acid sequence MTWTDPATWYANLPTFHAAAGALITDPAGKNLLLVKPTYRDHWAFPGGYVEEDEYPHHACTRELREELGLAVAVGDLLVVDWAPPAGPRPRALIHFTFDCGTLVGLDSIDLPGQELEDVAFFSPQEAEQRLPVNVAPRANAAIQARARQTPVYLASGVTTSP; translated from the coding sequence GTGACCTGGACGGACCCCGCCACCTGGTATGCCAACCTGCCCACCTTCCACGCAGCCGCAGGAGCACTTATCACGGACCCTGCGGGCAAGAACCTTCTGCTCGTCAAGCCCACGTACCGCGACCACTGGGCTTTCCCCGGCGGGTACGTGGAAGAGGACGAGTATCCGCATCACGCCTGCACTCGCGAGCTCCGCGAAGAGCTGGGTCTGGCCGTGGCTGTAGGCGATCTCCTCGTTGTGGACTGGGCGCCTCCTGCGGGCCCGCGGCCACGCGCCCTGATCCACTTCACCTTCGACTGCGGGACACTCGTCGGCCTCGACAGTATTGACCTGCCTGGACAGGAGCTGGAGGATGTCGCCTTCTTCTCGCCTCAGGAGGCCGAGCAGCGACTGCCAGTCAACGTCGCGCCCCGAGCCAACGCGGCGATACAAGCCCGGGCCCGGCAAACCCCGGTATACCTCGCCAGCGGCGTCACTACCTCGCCGTGA